The Deinococcus misasensis DSM 22328 sequence TTCATTCACAATGTCGGTTTCCCAGTAACGGCTGGCACTGGAGGTGTCACCGGGCTTGGTGAAACCGGGCAGGCTGGAAATGTGGATGTTGAAGGCCCGACCTACGCCAGCTTCCAGCATCCCTCCCATCCAGAGGGGAATCCCAAAAGACTGGGACACCGTGTGGATTTTGATGCTCTCGCTGACCCCTCCCACCCGTGCGGGTTTCAGGTTGATGACCCGTCCAGCATGGTTTTCAAGGGCTTTGCGTGTGTCTTCAGCAGACAGGATGCTTTCGTCCAGACACAGGGGGGTCTGGATCAGTTTTTGCAGTTTGGCATGGTCGTGCAGGTCCTCATAGGCCAGAGGCTGCTCGATGTAGTCCAGACGGTACTCGTCCAGCTTCTGGAAAGTGCGCACATCGGCCATGCTGTAAGCGCTGTTGGCATCCACGGTCAGGGTGATGTCGGGGAATTCGGCTCGGGTGTCTTTCACGATGTTGACATCCCAGCCGGGCTTGATTTTGAGTTTGATGCGCCGGTACCCCTGCATCACATGCTTTTCAACAGCACGAACCGTATCGTCCACAGTGGGCTGGATGCCCAGAGACACCCCAACCGTGACCTCTTTCCGAACCCCTCCAATCAAATGGGAGAGGGACACATTCAGGCTTCTGGCCCACAAATCCCAGAAGGCCATCTCCAGCACGGCTTTGGCCATCCGGTTGCCTTTGAACGGGGCCAGCACCTGCCCCAGTTCCTGCGGATTGTTGAAGTTTTTCCCGAGCACTCGGGGTAGCAACACCTCTTTCAAAAGGTATTCTGCGCCGGGAGTGGTTTCTTCGCGGTAGAGGGGAAGCATCTCCATCACGCTCTCGCCGTACCCCTCCAGACCTTCGCCTTTCAAGGTCAGCACCAGAATGGTGCGTTTGATTTGCACTCCAAAAGAGGTTTCAAAGCGGAACTTGAGGGGAAGCTCGATCAGCTGCAGGGTGGCGGATTCGATTTTCATGCTTTTGATTCTTACACACTTGGGGATGGGGCTACGCTCTGCCGAGGGCTGAGGGTAAAAGAGGAGAGCCGAGGGCCAAGGGCCGAGAGCCGAGGGCAAAAAAGGCTTTTGCTGAAGCTTTCAGAAAACACAAATCCCCTTGATCATTTTCCGCACGCAGGACACAATGCTCTCGGCTCTCGGCTCTCGGCTCTCGGCTCTCGGCTCTCGGCTCTCGGCAACTGGGCGAGACATGCCTCGCACCTACAATCACCACTTACCCCCCTCACTCCCCAGAGACTTGGATACAATAAACCCCATGGGTTACACATATCCGGCCCGACTTCAGGGCGCCAAAGACATCATCATCGCCGACAAGGTCAACAAGCATTACGGCAGCTACCATGCCCTCCGTGACGTCTCCATCAACGTCAAGCAAGGTGAGGTCGTCGTCATCATTGGACCTTCCGGCTCTGGGAAAAGCACGTTCATTCGCACCATCAACCACCTTGAGCAGCATCAGGGCGGCAAGATCGTGGTAGACGGCATCGAACTCAACAACGACGTGAAAAACATCGACCAGATCCGCCGGGATGTGGGGATGGTGTTCCAGCAGTTCAACCTGTTCCCCCACCTGACGGTCTTGCAGAACATCACTCTGGCCCCGATCCGGGTCAGGAAGTGGGACAAAAAGAAAGCCGAACAGAAAGCCTACGAACTGCTGGACCGGGTAGGCATCCGCGAACAGGCCGAGAAATTCCCCGCGCAACTCTCTGGAGGGCAACAGCAACGTGTAGCGATTGCCAGAGCGTTGGCAATGGAACCGAAGATCCTGTTGTTCGATGAGCCGACCAGTGCGCTGGATCCAGAGATGATCAAGGAAGTGCTGGACGTGATGAAAGAGTTGGCACACTCGGGGATCACCATGCTGGTGGTGACGCACGAGATGGGGTTTGCTCGGGAAGTGGCGGACCGGGTGGTGTTCTTCGACAAGGGAGCGATTGTGGAGGAAGCCACCCCAGAGGACTTCTACAACAACCCGCAGCATGAACGCTCCAAGTTGTTTTTGAGTCAGATCCTCGGGCACTAGAGGGCTTCACCCTGCTAAGGGCTGAGGGTCGAGAGCATCGTGTGATACGCATAAAATATCGTCAAGGGAAATGTAGGGGCGAGGCGTGCCTCGCCCTCTATGCTTTAGCCAAAGGTCTTTTGGCTCTGGGCTCTCAGCCCTCGGCATCCCACTGAGCGCTCCTGTCCAACTTGCGCAATGAAGGCTGCCCAAAAACACAAAAGGGGGCTTTTTTCCCCTTGTGCACTTTGAAAAAGCAGTGCAGGATAAGTTAACCCTACTGGTCCTGTGCAACACGAAGAGGGTGGGAGGTGAACCATGACTCCAGTTGGAACGGTCATCTGGCAAGGCATGTCCAGAGCATTGCAAGTGACTTCGCGTGCCGAACTCGTGTGGGCCATCGAACAGGCCCTGAAAGAAGCCCAGTCCAGAGGAATGCCCCTTTCCCTTGAACTCTGCGTGCACAACACCGGAGTCATGAGCATCGTGGTGGGGGCCGAGCGCAGTTATCTGGTGTTCAAACCCCAAAACGGTCGGTTTTGCCATGTGGCCGATGATGTCAAACAGGGCACCTGCATGGTGTTTCTGGAAGACGGTCACCTCTCAGAAATCGATCTGAAATTCACAGTGCCGTTTGAGCTGGCCCGTGAAGCACTGCTCAGCTTTGCAGAAACCGGTGAAATTCCCAGAACCCTGAGTTGGATGAGTGCTTGAAGGTGTTCACGGGCCATCCCTGACAGTGAACAACGAGAAATCCCTGCCCCATCCATGCAGGAGATCCATCAGCTTCTGTGGTGAAAACCACCACCTTTGACCCTCAGCTTTTTCCTGAAGCGCAAAGCCCGAAGGGCAGGCTACCCTGATGGGCATGAACCGTCTGCTTTTGGGTTTTTGTTGTGTGCTCATGCTGGGCACCGTGTCCTGCAATCAACGTTCCATTCCAGAGCCACAAATGATACTGATGGAACAGGCTTTGCCCATGGGGGCTTTCAAAACGGCAGTCATGGATGCGGTGCAAGGAATGCTTTTTCCCAGCGAATCAGATTTTCCTTTTGGGTGGTTCGAGAGCAACCTCAAAATCCTGCCAGAGGCTTCCCGGTTTGCTTCCCATGTGGGCAAGAAAGGGGAGGTCGCACAGAAAATGGCTCTGGATGTGTTCTTCCAGAGGTACACCCGCATCGAACCGTGGATGGATGAGGGACAGGTGCAGTTTGCCCATCAAATGCAAAACCTGCAACGCATTTATCAGAACAGCAGCAAGAAACTGGCGGTGTACCGTGTGGGAACCGTGCAGGTACACATCTATATTGTGACGGTGGTTCAGGGGCGTGTGGTGGGCCTCCACACCATCAGCATAGAGACTTGATGGGGGCCAGGTGTTCTTGCTGTGAACTGAAAACTTTCACGCATCTTTGCGCAGTTTGCTCAGGAAAAGCCATGCCAGCACAAATGCCCCAATGGACACGAAAAACACGGCACGGTATCCACTCTGGTCTGCCAGCAATCCCCCTGCTGCCGGAGCAAACACCATGAAGGCCATGAGGGTGTTCATGGTCCCGAGGTAACGGCTGCGGTCATGGGCAGGGGAGATGTTCAGGGTGTAACTGCCAAAAGCCAGACCGTAGCCTTGCTGTGCCATGCTGTATAGCATGAACACCAGCAGATACATGGCCGGTTTGTCTGGTGGGGTCAGCAAAGCCACGATGGGGGCCAGCAGGGCAATCGAGGTGGCAATCCGCATCACCCTTCGGCTGCCTTTGTCTGTGCCAATCCACGTCCAGAACAGGTTGGACAGCGGAACCACCCCAGCAATCACCATCAGGAAGTAACCGATGAAGGTGGGCTCGATGTGCAGGTTTTTCAAGGCATACACGGCAAAGAACGGTTCGGCAATTCCTCCGATGGCGACCAGAGCCCTTGCCACCAGAAAACGGCGCATGTCCGGATCTTTGCGCAGCATGTTGGGAATGTTGCGGATGTCCTCAAAGACATTGGTGCGGGGTTGCACGGGCTCATCGGGTTCCTGCACCCGACCAAACACCGCGTATCCAGCCGTGTAAATCAACCCTCCCAGAAAGAAAATCAGGGAATAGTTGTAGGGAAAAGCCAGATCGGAATCCATGATGAAACGCACCAGAATGCCAGCACCAAAAGCCAGAATCCCTCCCCCAAGGTTGCGCATCCCAAAAAACAAGGGGCGTTCTTGCTGGGGTATGATCTTGGACACCACTTCCAGCCACGGTAAACCAGTGATTCCTGCGGCCAGAGAACTGCCCGCAATGCACAGCAAAAACAGGGCCAGCAACAAGGTGGGCTGACCAATGAACAGAAAACTGGTGAGGGCCAGACACATGTACATGATGGTCCGGATGTTCGCCATCTTGTTGTAAACCGGCAGTTTTCGGGGATAGCTGCGCACAATGGACGCCACATAAAGCTGGGGCAAGAACCACATTCCGGCACTCAGGGCAGGAATCAATCCAATGGTCAAATTGCTGGCCCCGAGTTGCGTGGCAAACGCAGCAATCACGATGCTCGGGTTCATCAGGCCATCGGCCATCAGGACCAGCCAACCATTGAACACCCCAAACTTGAAGTTGTTTTCCCGCATCCGTTGTCGCCACAGCATGTTCTGACTCCTGTCCCGATGCGAGGCAGAGTTTTCAGGGTGCATCGGGCCTTGAAAGGGCTGTCCCTCTGGTGCCATATGCACCGGGACAGCCCTCTTTGAGGCAATCCTAACCCTGAGTGTGCACAATTAGGCCATTTGTCGCAGGGAGGAGAAATTGGCTTAGGCAAAATGGCATAGGGCAAGAAAATGCCGAGGGCCCAGAGCCGAGGGCCGAGGGCTAAAAAAGGCTTCAGCTAAAGCAATACAGGCATATATTCCCTTGACGATTTTTTATACACACAGCATCATGCTCTCGGCTCTGGGCTCTCGGCTTCAGGGCGAGGCACGCCTAGCCCCTACATGGCTCTCGGCCAATCGGCACACGCAACCCTATTCTTTTGCCCATCCAGAACCCTAAACTGTTCCCATGATTCAATTCATCGCTGATCTCGGAGAATTGCACCGCCTGCATGCGGCTTACAACACCAGCACCGTCATTGAACTCCTGAGGTCAAAAGGGGCTTCACAGGTGTACAGCACCGTGTTCATGGGTCCAGAGCATCCCCTCAAATTTGCCCTTGAGACCGCTGGAATTCCCTGCAGCGTGCTGGCCGAAGATGACCGTCAGGCGCAGAACGATCAGGGCAAGATGTTTGAATACCTCAATCAATACGCTCAGGGCAAGAAACTGATTCAGCAAAGGCAGCGTCTGGATGCCGAACTGGTGCAGGCTTTGCAGCAACCCCTCACCGCCCAGAGTGTGCACAGTGACGCCCTATTGCAGCAGATGCAGCACTACCACACCGAAGTGGGCAAGATTCTGGAAGAAGGTCCAGCCACCGCCTACCGCAAGGACCGCCTCAAAAAAGCTGTTGCAAAGCTGCAAGGGGTGTCGGATGCCTTTGTGCTGGCTGCTCTGGACGACATCCCCGAACTTTTGACCCTCATTGAAGGCAGTCAGGTGATCGATCCTGCAGGTTTTCAACCCGGTGAAAGTTCAAGGGTCAGGGCTCTGGCAGACCGTGCAGCCCTGATCGATGAAGAGGACGATCTGGAAGCGGTGGTGACCGGGCTTTTGCGTGAAACGGGAGATGCCCTCACACCCAAATCTGAGCTTCAGTACGCTGCAGCCAACATTTATCTGGCAGTCGGGGATCTGGAAAGTGCCCGCAGCCTGTTGTTTGATGCTGCCCACGGGGTGCAGGACCACCCGAGGTACCTTCCCGGTCTGATTTTTGCCCGTCTGGGTCAGGTCAGGGACGCTCTGGGAGACCGCGAAAATGCTGTGCGTGCTTATCAGGCAGCTCTGGCCCTGAGCTATGCCCCAGAGGTGGCCATTGAAACCGCAAAGCAGGGCATGGAAGCTGCATTTAATATGGATGGCTTACCCAAGGAGGGCACCGAACTAGGTGAAAGGTAGCATGTTCTGCTCGCAGGACCGCTTTAGAATGGGATCAATCCGCGTTGCAGCGTGAAACTGAAGGTCCGCAGGATTTGCAGCAGAAAAACCTCTGGGAACGGTGACACACTGGTTCTCAAGGCACCCATTCCTAAATTTCCTCTGCCCCTTTCAAGTGGGCAGTCAAAGAAGGTAAACCATGTTGATTCCCAAAGATGTCATCGAAATCGGCTATCAGGGCCGTGAAATCAAAGAAGCTTTGCGTGCTGCCGAGGTGGCCAAAAACCAGAAGCACCCCAAAGCCCGCATTGTGCAAGACCTGAATGCCGTGATGTCCAGTCCCGAGCAGTATCTGGACCATGCCATTTACAAGCATCTGGCTGCCCTGATGCACCAGAAGCGCGATCAGGCCCAGCTGATCAAGAGCCCTCTGGACTATGCCATCTGGGGTCGTGAAAACATCGAAGATGGTGCTTTCGGACAGATGCAAAACGTCATGAGCCTTGCTCCCACGGTGGCTGGAGCCCTGATGCCCGATGCCCACTTCGGATACGGAATGCCCATTGGTGGGGTGGCCGGTCTGGAAAATGCAGTCAGTCCAGCCATGATCGGTTACGACATCGCCTGCCGGGTGCGCATCAGCGTCTTTGATGGGCCCCTGTCTGGCAAGAAGACCCTCAAAAACGATAAATTGCGCAGAATCCTGCTGAACAACACCCGTTTTGGTGCCGGAGAAGGCTGGTCCAAAAATGATGCCCCAGAGCACGATGTCCTTGATGATCCCCGCTGGAACAGCATCGCCATTGCCAAGCAACTCAAAGACAAAGCACGAATCCAGATCGGCACCTCTGGAAGCGGGAACCACTTTGTGGAATTCGGCATCCTGACGTTGGAAGAAGCCTCTCAGGAACTGGGTCTGGATGCAGGTGAATACCTTGCCCTGATGAGCCACTCGGGTTCGCGTGGTGTGGGACACAAAATTGCCACCGAATACATGAAGCGTGCAGAGAAGAACCTGCCCAATCTGGATTTGCCCTACAAGGCTCTGGCATGGCTGGACCTGAACACCGAAGACGGTCAGGAATACTGGGAAGCCATGAACCTGATGGGCGATTACGCCAGTGCCAACCACGCCATCATCCATGAACGCATCGCCGAAGACCTTGGGGCGCAGATCATCGGGCATGTGGAGAACCACCACAACTTCGCATGGAAGGAACAGCACGGAGGCAAAGAGTTGATCGTGCACCGCAAAGGGGCCACCCCTGCGGCAGAGGGTCAACTCGGGGTGATTCCGGGCAGCATGACCCAGCCTGCTTACATCGTGGTCGGCAAAGGTGAGGAAAAAAGCCTGACCAGTGCCAGTCATGGTGCTGGACGCAAAATTGGCCGCCGTGCAGCAGAACGCACTTACGACCAGCAGGACCTGAAAAAAGCGGCGAAAGACGCGGGTGTAGAGGTCATTGGTGCAGGTGTAGACGAAGGCCCATATTGCTACAAAGACGTGCAGGAAGTGATGCAGGCCCAGAGGGATCTGGTCAGGCCCATCGCATCCTTCCAGCCCAAAATCGTGCGCATGGACGCTGGCAACGAAGACATCTGAAGCAAATTTCCACGTCTGGGGTTGCTTTCCAAGGAAGGCAACCTTTTTTGATGTGGGTTTCAGCGGTCAGATCAGGGCTCAAAAAGGAGATTTATGTTGTGGATGGTTTCAAAACACATTGCTGAACTCAAACCGCATCCCAATGCGGATGCACTGGACATCGTGAAGCTCGGGGCCAATCAACTGGTGGTCAAAAAAGGCGAAATGCAAAATGGCGATACAGTCCTTTTCATCCCCAAGGATTCCCTTCTCCCAGAGCACATGCAGCCTGATTTCCCTTATGCCAGAGAAGGCCGGGTTCGGACGGTGCAACTGCGTGGTGAGATCTCGATGGGGATTGCCTTGCCTTTGGCAGCGGTCCAGTGGTTTTTTGGGGATGAAATCCATGCCCTGATCCAGCTTGCCGACATCGGTGAAGATGTTTCTGCTGTGCTGGGCATCGAAAAATACGAGCCTCAAATTCCTGCCCACATGCATGGAGAAGTGGAAATCATGCCCATCCATGTGGTGTATGGTCAGCACGACTGCAACCAGTACGGCACCTACCGCGATGAACTCGATTTCAATGAACGGGTGGTGGTCACGGAAAAGCTGCACGGCTCTCAGGGCATTTACCTGTTTGTCAGAGGAGAAACGGGTCAGGAAGTGTACGCCACCTCCAAAGGGATGCTCAGAAAAGGCCTTCTGCTCAAGCCCTCTGAAAGCAACGTGTACTGGCAGGCCCTCAAAAACACCGGACTTTCCGAGAAAATTCAAACCCTTGCAGGCCAGACGGTTCAGGTGATTGGAGAGGTGATTCCGGTCCAGAAAGGCTACCCTTACGGCCAGAGCAAAATCACTTTGCGCATCTTTGAAGTACGCATTGACGGAAAAATCCTGCCCTATGATGCCCCAGAACTGCTGCCCCTGAAAGACCTCTGGGTGCCAGTGATTTACGACGGCAAATTTGGCAAGGCCGACCTGTACGCCCTCAGCAAAGGAAAAGAGCAGGTGTCAGGGCAGGGTCTGCACATCCGCGAAGGGGTGGTGGTGCGTCCCCACGTGGACCGCAAAGCTCTGGACGGTGAGTGGCTGAAACTCAAAGTCATCAACCCGGCTTACAAAGAGACCGGCGAAGAATTCAACTGAGGAAACACCATGGACAAGTTGCTGATCATCGATGTGGAATCCACCTGCTGGCAAGGCAAGATCCCTGCTGGCATGACCAGTGAGGTCATTGAACTCGGGTATGCCATGTTGCAAAAAGGGGAGGGTGTGCTGGAATGGGGTTCTTTCTTGATCCCTCCCGAGCGCAGTGAAATCAGCCCGTTTTGCACCGAACTGACCACCATCAGTGCGCAAACTTTTGTGGATGAAGCGGACAAGGTGGTGTCCCGTCAGGACTTGCTTTCAAAACTGGATGCGCTGGTTGGCAAGCATGGTTGGCTGTCCTTCAAATCCTGCACATGGGCATCGTGGGGCGACTACGATTTCAAGATGCTCTGCAAGACTTTTGGGGAACACCAACTGAACAAAGACCACCACATCAACATCAAAAAACAACATGCAGCATTTCGGGGTTTGCCAAAAGCTCTGGGCATGGGTCAGGCCTTGAATCTGGAAGGACTGGTTTTGCATGGCACCCATCACCGGGGTGGAGACGATGCTTACAACATCGCCCAGATTGCCCGCAAAGCGCTGGATTGGTGAGGGGAAAGTTCACAGTAGACAGTGCACAGAAGAATTGACTTTCTTGCTGGTGAGGTGGTCAGACTTACCTCTGAAAAGCATTGAAAAAACAAGACCTCCTGAGTTTAAGGAGGTCTTGTCATGTCTTGCTGTCTACTGTGAACTGTCAACTCTTTCAAGCGCCTGAAGCGTGTACGCCCACTTACTTGAAATTGTAAGACTTCGGCACCACCACCACGCCACTCTCGGTGACCACGAAGCCTCTGGAGCGGTCTTCTTCAAGGTCGTAACCGATCTGGGTTCCTGGTGGGATGTGCACGTTTTTGTCAATGATGGCGTTCTGGATCCGGCAGTGACGGCCAATTTCCACTTCATCGAGGACCACGCTGCGGTTCAGTTCGGCGTAGCTGTTCACCCGAACGCGGCGAGACACCACGCTTTCACGCACGGTGCCCCCAGAGACAATCACGCCCCCGGCCAGCAGGCTGTTGAGGGCCCGTCCGGTGCGGTCTCCGGCTTCGTGGACAAACTTGGCGGGAGGGCTGAATTCCATGGCGGTGCGCAGGGGGAATTCGGGGTTGTACAGGTCAAACTCGGGTTTGGCGCTCACGAGGTCCATGTTGGCCTCGAAGTAAGCGTCCAGGGTTCCCACATCGCGCCAGTAGGTGTTGGGTGCACTCTGGCCGGGGATGGGGTTGCGGGCAAAGTCGTAAGCCTGCACATGGTAACCATCGCGGATGGCTTTGGGAATGATGTCTTTGCCGAAGTCGTAACCGCCTTCGCGTTCGGCTTCGTGCAGCAGTTCTTCCAGAGCTCTGGCGGAGAAGATGTAGTTGCCCATGCTGGTGAGGGCGGTGTCGGGTTTGTCTGGCAGGGCTTTGGGATCTTTGGGTTTTTCTTCAAACCCAATGATGCGGTAACGCTCGTCCACCTGCATGACCCCGAAACGGCTGGCCTGACTGACCGGCATGGGGTAAGCGGCGATGGTGATGTCTGCACGGGTGTCCTGGTGCATTTCGATCATGTGGTTGACGTTCATCTTGTAGATGTGGTCACCCGAGAACACAGCCACATAGTCTGCATGGTAGTTTTGCACGAGGTGGAGGTTCTGGTACACCGCATCAGCGGTTCCGCGGTACCACACCGGACCAAGTTCCTCGTAGCGGTACATTTGTGCAGGAACGAGGGTGATGAAGTAGTCCGAGAGGAACGTGCCGAAACGCCAGCCCCGTTGAATGTGTTCGGTGAGCGATTGGGCTTTGAACTGGGTGAGCACGTAAATGCTGAAAATGCCCGAGTTGATGAAATTGTTCAGCGCAAAATCAATGATGCGGTATTTGCTGCCGAAGGGCACTGCGGGCTTGGACCGTTTGGCGGTGAGGGGGCTGAGTCGTGTGCCTTGTCCGCCTGCCAGAATCATTCCTAATACTCGTTTCGCCACTGTCAACCACCTTAGCGTTAAATTTGGCTTCATTCTATCCCAACTTTGCGATTCTCACCTGTGGGATTTTCCTGAGAACTAAACATGAGAGGCTGTTTTTACGCAGTCCTTTTTTCAGAGGCGTTTCATCTGTGAGAAGAATCACGTGCTGTGCTGTTTTGATGCCTTTCATGACGCTTTGTGAACAAATGGACTTGCATTTGGTTC is a genomic window containing:
- the menC gene encoding o-succinylbenzoate synthase; translated protein: MKIESATLQLIELPLKFRFETSFGVQIKRTILVLTLKGEGLEGYGESVMEMLPLYREETTPGAEYLLKEVLLPRVLGKNFNNPQELGQVLAPFKGNRMAKAVLEMAFWDLWARSLNVSLSHLIGGVRKEVTVGVSLGIQPTVDDTVRAVEKHVMQGYRRIKLKIKPGWDVNIVKDTRAEFPDITLTVDANSAYSMADVRTFQKLDEYRLDYIEQPLAYEDLHDHAKLQKLIQTPLCLDESILSAEDTRKALENHAGRVINLKPARVGGVSESIKIHTVSQSFGIPLWMGGMLEAGVGRAFNIHISSLPGFTKPGDTSSASRYWETDIVNEPLEAQNGLMPVPEGPGIGVTLNQDFLNTITLRKHEVHG
- a CDS encoding amino acid ABC transporter ATP-binding protein, which gives rise to MGYTYPARLQGAKDIIIADKVNKHYGSYHALRDVSINVKQGEVVVIIGPSGSGKSTFIRTINHLEQHQGGKIVVDGIELNNDVKNIDQIRRDVGMVFQQFNLFPHLTVLQNITLAPIRVRKWDKKKAEQKAYELLDRVGIREQAEKFPAQLSGGQQQRVAIARALAMEPKILLFDEPTSALDPEMIKEVLDVMKELAHSGITMLVVTHEMGFAREVADRVVFFDKGAIVEEATPEDFYNNPQHERSKLFLSQILGH
- a CDS encoding Imm1 family immunity protein — encoded protein: MTPVGTVIWQGMSRALQVTSRAELVWAIEQALKEAQSRGMPLSLELCVHNTGVMSIVVGAERSYLVFKPQNGRFCHVADDVKQGTCMVFLEDGHLSEIDLKFTVPFELAREALLSFAETGEIPRTLSWMSA
- a CDS encoding nuclease A inhibitor family protein, translating into MNRLLLGFCCVLMLGTVSCNQRSIPEPQMILMEQALPMGAFKTAVMDAVQGMLFPSESDFPFGWFESNLKILPEASRFASHVGKKGEVAQKMALDVFFQRYTRIEPWMDEGQVQFAHQMQNLQRIYQNSSKKLAVYRVGTVQVHIYIVTVVQGRVVGLHTISIET
- a CDS encoding MFS transporter, whose protein sequence is MLWRQRMRENNFKFGVFNGWLVLMADGLMNPSIVIAAFATQLGASNLTIGLIPALSAGMWFLPQLYVASIVRSYPRKLPVYNKMANIRTIMYMCLALTSFLFIGQPTLLLALFLLCIAGSSLAAGITGLPWLEVVSKIIPQQERPLFFGMRNLGGGILAFGAGILVRFIMDSDLAFPYNYSLIFFLGGLIYTAGYAVFGRVQEPDEPVQPRTNVFEDIRNIPNMLRKDPDMRRFLVARALVAIGGIAEPFFAVYALKNLHIEPTFIGYFLMVIAGVVPLSNLFWTWIGTDKGSRRVMRIATSIALLAPIVALLTPPDKPAMYLLVFMLYSMAQQGYGLAFGSYTLNISPAHDRSRYLGTMNTLMAFMVFAPAAGGLLADQSGYRAVFFVSIGAFVLAWLFLSKLRKDA
- a CDS encoding RtcB family protein, with the protein product MLIPKDVIEIGYQGREIKEALRAAEVAKNQKHPKARIVQDLNAVMSSPEQYLDHAIYKHLAALMHQKRDQAQLIKSPLDYAIWGRENIEDGAFGQMQNVMSLAPTVAGALMPDAHFGYGMPIGGVAGLENAVSPAMIGYDIACRVRISVFDGPLSGKKTLKNDKLRRILLNNTRFGAGEGWSKNDAPEHDVLDDPRWNSIAIAKQLKDKARIQIGTSGSGNHFVEFGILTLEEASQELGLDAGEYLALMSHSGSRGVGHKIATEYMKRAEKNLPNLDLPYKALAWLDLNTEDGQEYWEAMNLMGDYASANHAIIHERIAEDLGAQIIGHVENHHNFAWKEQHGGKELIVHRKGATPAAEGQLGVIPGSMTQPAYIVVGKGEEKSLTSASHGAGRKIGRRAAERTYDQQDLKKAAKDAGVEVIGAGVDEGPYCYKDVQEVMQAQRDLVRPIASFQPKIVRMDAGNEDI
- a CDS encoding RNA ligase (ATP) translates to MLWMVSKHIAELKPHPNADALDIVKLGANQLVVKKGEMQNGDTVLFIPKDSLLPEHMQPDFPYAREGRVRTVQLRGEISMGIALPLAAVQWFFGDEIHALIQLADIGEDVSAVLGIEKYEPQIPAHMHGEVEIMPIHVVYGQHDCNQYGTYRDELDFNERVVVTEKLHGSQGIYLFVRGETGQEVYATSKGMLRKGLLLKPSESNVYWQALKNTGLSEKIQTLAGQTVQVIGEVIPVQKGYPYGQSKITLRIFEVRIDGKILPYDAPELLPLKDLWVPVIYDGKFGKADLYALSKGKEQVSGQGLHIREGVVVRPHVDRKALDGEWLKLKVINPAYKETGEEFN
- a CDS encoding 3'-5' exonuclease, giving the protein MDKLLIIDVESTCWQGKIPAGMTSEVIELGYAMLQKGEGVLEWGSFLIPPERSEISPFCTELTTISAQTFVDEADKVVSRQDLLSKLDALVGKHGWLSFKSCTWASWGDYDFKMLCKTFGEHQLNKDHHINIKKQHAAFRGLPKALGMGQALNLEGLVLHGTHHRGGDDAYNIAQIARKALDW
- the glgC gene encoding glucose-1-phosphate adenylyltransferase, translating into MAKRVLGMILAGGQGTRLSPLTAKRSKPAVPFGSKYRIIDFALNNFINSGIFSIYVLTQFKAQSLTEHIQRGWRFGTFLSDYFITLVPAQMYRYEELGPVWYRGTADAVYQNLHLVQNYHADYVAVFSGDHIYKMNVNHMIEMHQDTRADITIAAYPMPVSQASRFGVMQVDERYRIIGFEEKPKDPKALPDKPDTALTSMGNYIFSARALEELLHEAEREGGYDFGKDIIPKAIRDGYHVQAYDFARNPIPGQSAPNTYWRDVGTLDAYFEANMDLVSAKPEFDLYNPEFPLRTAMEFSPPAKFVHEAGDRTGRALNSLLAGGVIVSGGTVRESVVSRRVRVNSYAELNRSVVLDEVEIGRHCRIQNAIIDKNVHIPPGTQIGYDLEEDRSRGFVVTESGVVVVPKSYNFK